The Setaria italica strain Yugu1 chromosome IX, Setaria_italica_v2.0, whole genome shotgun sequence genome has a window encoding:
- the LOC101760135 gene encoding protein NRT1/ PTR FAMILY 8.3: MEAQREKLLSEEPLLQNSIERRIDIKGVKHHTTDSWRACTYILVTECFEELAYYGIQFNLVTFLKNVLHENNVTAARNYTNWQGTCYIAPLIGAIIADSYLGRYLTTLAFFIVYLLGMATMSISASFPTCAGPDCLQDGSSKSFAFFLGLYMMAIGAGGIKPCVSSFGADQFDDSIPADRLKKDSFFNWFFFAIYIGSFVSGTAVVWVQDHYGWVVGLGIPTLFIAFAIATFMLGSGSYRVQKPLGSPIVGVLQVIVAAARKWAVRVPHDDSLLHEAPDKASMVDGHKLQHTPELRFLDKAAVISSDEELADPWRLCTVTQVEELKVIVGMLPIWATGIVYFSVLAQFSSTFLEQGRTMDKQVGAFAIPPASLASFDAVSVIFWVPIYDRVLVPAARRLTGKERGLSELQRFGAGLVLSVLVMTAAALVETRRLALAHGEGLSSMSILWQVPQYFLVGASVVFACVGQTEFFYNEAPPSMRSLCSALALLTVALGSYLSSLVVTAVAWLTTRGGEPGWIPDDLNDGHLDRFFWLLAALSALNLAVFVWCARRYRRKNVY; the protein is encoded by the exons ATGGAAGCTCAGAGGGAGAAGTTGCTGTCTGAAGAACCACTTCTTCAG AATTCAATAGAACGTAGAATTGACATCAAGGGAGTCAAACACCATACCACCGACAGTTGGAGAGCATGCACTTACATCTTAG TGACTGAATGCTTTGAGGAGCTAGCATACTATGGGATCCAGTTCAACCTGGTTACTTTTCTCAAGAACGTGCTACATGAAAATAACGTTACCGCAGCAAGAAACTACACGAATTGGCAGGGGACTTGCTATATCGCACCACTTATTGGAGCTATCATAGCAGATTCCTACTTGGGCAGATACCTGACCACATTGGCTTTCTTCATAGTTTACCTACTT GGGATGGCTACAATGTCCATTTCAGCATCATTCCCGACTTGTGCCGGACCTGACTGCCTGCAGGATGGTTCTTCCAAGTCATTCGCGTTCTTCCTTGGCCTCTACATGATGGCCATAGGAGCTGGTGGCATCAAGCCCTGTGTCTCGTCTTTCGGCGCCGACCAGTTCGATGACAGCATCCCTGCCGATAGGCTGAAGAAGGATTCCTTCTTCAACTGGTTCTTCTTCGCCATCTACATCGGCAGCTTCGTCTCGGGCACCGCTGTCGTGTGGGTGCAAGATCACTACGGATGGGTCGTAGGCCTTGGGATCCCAACTCTGTTCATCGCGTTCGCCATCGCGACCTTCATGTTGGGTTCCGGTTCATACAGGGTCCAAAAGCCTCTTGGGAGCCCCATCGTCGGAGTTCTCCAGGTCATCGTTGCAGCAGCTCGCAAGTGGGCTGTCAGAGTGCCGCACGATGATTCTCTTCTACATGAAGCGCCCGATAAGGCATCAATGGTGGATGGCCATAAACTGCAGCATACACCAGAGCTCAG GTTTCTGGACAAGGCTGCAGTGATCTCATCAGACGAGGAGCTAGCTGATCCATGGAGGCTTTGCACGGTCACGCAGGTCGAGGAGCTGAAGGTAATCGTCGGCATGCTCCCCATCTGGGCCACCGGGATCGTATACTTCTCCGTCCTGGCGCAGTTCTCCTCCACGTTCCTGGAGCAGGGCAGGACGATGGACAAGCAGGTCGGCGCGTTCGCCATCCCGCCGGCGTCCCTGGCGTCGTTCGACGCCGTCAGCGTCATCTTCTGGGTGCCCATCTACGACCGCGTCCTCGtgccggcggccaggcggctCACCGGCAAGGAGCGGGGGCTCTCGGAGCTGCAGCGTTTCGGCGCCGGCCTGGTCCTCTCGGTCCTGGTGATGACCGCAGCGGCGCTGGTCGAGACGCGGCGCCTGGCGCTGGCGCACGGCGAGGGCCTGTCGTCGATGAGCATCCTGTGGCAGGTGCCCCAGTACTTCCTGGTGGGCGCCAGCGTCGTGTTCGCGTGCGTTGGGCAGACGGAGTTCTTCTACAACGAGGCGCCGCCGTCGATGCGGAGCCTGTGCTCGGCGCTGGCGCTGCTCACGGTGGCGCTCGGGAGCTATCTGAGCTCGCTCGTGGTGACCGCGGTGGCCTGGCTGACGACGAGGGGCGGCGAGCCCGGGTGGATACCCGATGACCTCAACGACGGCCACCTCGATCGCTTCTTCTGGCTCCTCGCGGCGCTcagcgcgctcaacctggcgGTCTTCGTGTGGTGCGCGAGGCGGTACAGGCGCAAGAACGTTTATTGA